A genomic window from Sulfurospirillum diekertiae includes:
- a CDS encoding 6-carboxytetrahydropterin synthase codes for MLWQISKEFDFCYGHRVWSQELDAEFSLSGCLACRHLHGHQGKIIVFLQSNELKNGMVTDFHHLNWFKLFLDNTLDHKFIIDIHDPLFATLLPHFADKQNLLSHESGYKTPDLSFIAHEPNYLVEMYEGYIIVDFVPTSENISTWLLQIIAKKMSRLGVEVSHVEFLETPKSRSIVYNH; via the coding sequence ATGTTATGGCAAATCAGTAAAGAATTCGATTTTTGTTATGGGCACCGCGTTTGGTCACAAGAGCTGGATGCTGAATTTTCCCTCAGTGGGTGCTTAGCGTGCCGTCACTTGCATGGACATCAAGGCAAAATTATCGTTTTTTTACAAAGTAATGAACTCAAAAATGGTATGGTGACAGACTTTCATCATCTGAACTGGTTTAAACTCTTTTTAGACAATACCTTAGATCATAAATTCATCATTGACATTCACGACCCACTCTTTGCGACCTTATTGCCTCATTTTGCTGACAAACAGAATTTACTTTCCCATGAAAGTGGTTATAAAACACCCGATCTCTCTTTTATAGCGCATGAGCCAAATTATCTTGTAGAAATGTATGAGGGGTATATTATCGTTGATTTTGTGCCAACCAGTGAGAACATCTCAACGTGGCTGCTTCAAATCATTGCGAAAAAGATGAGTCGCTTGGGAGTGGAAGTCTCGCATGTAGAATTTTTAGAAACCCCAAAAAGCCGAAGTATCGTTTACAACCATTAG
- the dut gene encoding dUTPase yields the protein MTSKDYLTQMFALQQKLNDETNGIGWENGYTKHNRMINWKRCIYMECAELIDSFSWKHWKNINKPTDWDNVTVEIVDIWHFIMSLLLEDYKTNNRGDIEQLVLDVLDVQGFEAFTKEPLSIGMAVPMELVNDIESIIHDTTGFEMDLFDGLLKEYFTLSRKCGINLKVLYKFYVAKNVLNQFRQDHGYKEGHYIKVWNGKEDNEVMLSLLHGESAPTVDALYKKLEKVYPKA from the coding sequence ATGACAAGTAAAGATTATTTAACGCAAATGTTTGCGTTACAGCAAAAACTGAACGACGAAACCAATGGTATTGGCTGGGAAAATGGCTATACCAAACATAACCGCATGATTAACTGGAAGCGATGTATTTATATGGAGTGTGCGGAACTCATTGATAGTTTTAGTTGGAAACATTGGAAAAACATTAATAAACCGACCGATTGGGACAATGTCACCGTTGAAATCGTTGATATTTGGCATTTTATTATGAGCCTGTTATTGGAAGATTATAAAACGAACAACAGAGGCGATATTGAACAACTTGTTTTAGATGTGTTGGATGTTCAGGGATTTGAAGCATTTACCAAAGAACCACTCTCTATCGGTATGGCTGTACCAATGGAACTGGTCAATGACATCGAGAGCATCATTCACGATACGACAGGTTTTGAAATGGATCTTTTTGATGGACTGTTGAAAGAGTATTTTACACTTTCAAGAAAATGTGGCATCAACCTTAAAGTGCTGTACAAATTCTATGTGGCTAAAAACGTGCTTAACCAATTCCGCCAAGATCATGGCTACAAAGAGGGACATTACATCAAAGTGTGGAATGGTAAAGAAGATAACGAAGTGATGCTTTCATTGCTTCATGGCGAGTCTGCTCCCACTGTGGATGCGCTCTATAAAAAACTCGAAAAGGTCTATCCAAAGGCTTAA
- a CDS encoding patatin-like phospholipase family protein: MAGTLKISLALSGGAARGAFHLGVIAAMERNNVEIAAVSGCSIGSVIAAGVGSGVSAFDLLRIVKSRAFRKVFHFNYFRKGLLRINEKAAILKEIAPIERLEQMSIPTFMTCVDLPHGEIVRFSHGNTINLAIASSALIPIFRPITYDNYTLIDGGFMDNLPVAPLLELPYPVVSVNLFPLHVKQKSNFFSSFERAIYLSILASSKQQIEQSDLCISDPTLNDFGLFTFRQIDACFELGYRKGSESILTFMAQKSIMKPF, from the coding sequence ATGGCTGGGACATTGAAAATATCCTTAGCCCTTTCGGGCGGTGCGGCAAGGGGGGCATTTCATCTGGGTGTCATTGCTGCAATGGAGCGAAACAATGTGGAGATAGCCGCTGTTTCAGGCTGTAGCATTGGTTCGGTGATTGCCGCCGGTGTGGGTTCAGGTGTCAGTGCTTTTGATCTGTTGCGTATCGTTAAAAGCAGAGCCTTTCGCAAAGTGTTTCATTTTAACTATTTTCGCAAGGGACTTCTTCGCATCAATGAAAAAGCAGCTATTCTGAAAGAGATCGCCCCTATTGAGCGTTTAGAGCAGATGAGCATTCCTACTTTTATGACATGTGTTGATCTCCCTCATGGCGAAATCGTCCGCTTTAGCCATGGCAATACAATTAACCTTGCCATCGCAAGCTCCGCGCTCATTCCTATCTTTCGCCCCATCACTTATGATAATTACACGCTTATTGATGGTGGTTTTATGGATAACCTGCCTGTAGCACCACTTTTAGAGCTTCCTTATCCTGTGGTGAGTGTTAATTTGTTTCCTTTACATGTAAAGCAAAAAAGTAACTTTTTTTCCAGTTTTGAGCGCGCTATTTATCTCTCCATTTTGGCTTCATCGAAACAGCAGATAGAGCAGAGTGATCTGTGCATTAGCGATCCCACACTCAATGATTTTGGATTGTTTACTTTTAGACAAATAGATGCTTGTTTTGAGCTTGGATATCGCAAAGGCAGTGAATCCATTTTGACTTTTATGGCGCAAAAAAGTATAATGAAACCCTTTTAA
- a CDS encoding UDP-2,3-diacylglucosamine diphosphatase has product MTKYEFSGDEDPIAFRSIFISDLHLGTRFSQAEELLDFLKFTNSENLYLVGDVIDGWAIKRKIKWAQSHSDVIQKILRKARKGTNVFYITGNHDDFLRSFLPLGLGDRIAVVDEVDYTSLNNERFFITHGDFFDSVTMTKRWLAILGDLGYDLLLNVNQLIGWFRKKMRYHSHWSLSKYVKDNVKSSISFITDFEHILSEHAKRNNYDGVICGHIHKAEIRDIEGIKYLNCGDWVESCTAIVETLEGEFRIIRWLGH; this is encoded by the coding sequence ATGACCAAATACGAATTTTCAGGGGATGAAGACCCGATAGCCTTTCGCTCGATCTTTATCTCCGACCTTCACTTGGGAACGCGTTTCTCACAAGCGGAGGAGCTTTTGGATTTTTTAAAATTTACAAACAGTGAAAATCTCTATTTAGTGGGTGACGTGATCGATGGTTGGGCGATTAAGCGTAAAATCAAATGGGCACAGTCGCACTCCGATGTGATTCAAAAGATTTTACGAAAAGCCCGAAAAGGGACGAATGTTTTTTACATCACCGGCAATCACGATGACTTTTTACGTTCCTTTTTGCCGTTAGGGTTGGGCGATCGCATCGCGGTTGTCGATGAAGTGGATTATACAAGTCTCAACAACGAGCGATTTTTCATTACGCACGGTGACTTTTTTGACTCGGTTACGATGACCAAACGGTGGCTTGCCATCTTGGGTGATTTGGGGTACGACCTTTTGCTCAATGTTAACCAACTTATTGGTTGGTTTCGCAAGAAAATGCGCTATCACAGCCACTGGTCACTCTCCAAATACGTCAAAGACAATGTCAAAAGCTCCATCTCTTTTATCACCGATTTTGAGCATATTCTCAGCGAGCATGCCAAACGCAATAACTACGATGGGGTGATTTGCGGGCATATTCATAAGGCGGAGATTCGCGATATTGAGGGGATTAAGTACCTGAATTGTGGCGATTGGGTTGAGTCTTGCACCGCAATAGTCGAAACCTTAGAGGGTGAATTTAGGATTATACGATGGCTGGGACATTGA
- a CDS encoding PhoH family protein: MSVNKVYVLDTNIILHNTNFIKELCDGGNNIIVIPETVLIELEDFKKNFTELGYQARSFARMLASCKVIEVDSGEPFRVVKMQYEEDISIHLFSKTIYTSDIDSQFINESNDKRILEVAAGAQEYYPDYKVIFLSLDVYARMFGLFYNVTVESLREDRSDVPEFEFVKQLPVDSALFNTLDKKLISEYDPEYKSGNYCYEFISSDGNSEHAIISPGGIIHMLNEELDFRGLEIKPINLKQKFFMKALLSNMYDIHVIDARAGSGKTLMAFVAAMRLVTKGSYEKIVYVRNSIESVDKGADVGYLSGNDEKFRIYNMALYDTLEFIAKKKMKKRDNSQEPQVAIEKKVQEMITKYNIEKLWPGEARGRTLSNAIVILDEWQNSSNNTTQLILSRLDNNCKAIVIGSNRQIDNMYLNRFNNGLTSLLKQTKKEQTHISLFAIELDKSVRGKFSHFADDIFGDGDKHK, encoded by the coding sequence ATGTCAGTCAACAAAGTTTATGTGCTCGATACCAATATTATCTTGCACAATACCAATTTTATCAAAGAGTTGTGTGATGGCGGCAACAACATCATTGTGATCCCAGAAACGGTGCTTATAGAGCTGGAAGATTTTAAAAAGAACTTCACAGAACTTGGGTACCAAGCCAGAAGCTTTGCTAGGATGCTGGCTTCGTGTAAAGTCATTGAAGTGGACAGTGGGGAGCCCTTCCGCGTTGTCAAGATGCAGTACGAAGAAGATATTTCCATCCATCTTTTTTCCAAGACGATCTACACGTCCGATATAGACTCGCAATTTATTAATGAATCTAACGACAAACGTATCCTTGAAGTGGCTGCGGGTGCTCAAGAGTATTATCCTGATTATAAAGTTATTTTTCTCTCATTAGATGTGTATGCGCGTATGTTTGGACTTTTTTACAATGTCACCGTAGAGTCTTTGAGAGAAGATCGAAGCGATGTGCCAGAGTTTGAGTTTGTTAAACAGCTTCCTGTTGATTCAGCCCTTTTCAACACACTCGATAAAAAGCTGATCAGCGAGTATGACCCTGAATATAAAAGTGGAAACTACTGCTACGAATTTATCAGTTCTGATGGCAATTCAGAACATGCTATTATCTCTCCAGGTGGCATTATTCATATGCTCAATGAAGAGTTGGACTTTAGAGGCTTGGAAATTAAACCGATCAACCTCAAACAAAAATTTTTTATGAAAGCACTGCTTTCCAATATGTACGACATTCATGTCATCGATGCACGCGCAGGTAGCGGTAAAACCTTGATGGCTTTTGTTGCGGCGATGCGCTTGGTCACTAAAGGGAGTTACGAGAAGATCGTCTATGTGCGCAATTCCATTGAAAGTGTTGACAAGGGTGCGGATGTCGGGTACCTCTCTGGCAATGATGAGAAGTTTAGGATTTACAATATGGCGCTCTATGACACATTGGAATTTATTGCTAAAAAGAAGATGAAAAAACGTGACAACTCCCAAGAACCGCAAGTGGCGATTGAGAAAAAAGTACAAGAGATGATCACCAAGTACAATATCGAAAAACTCTGGCCGGGTGAGGCGAGAGGACGAACGCTTTCCAATGCCATTGTGATTTTAGATGAGTGGCAAAACAGCTCCAACAATACCACGCAGCTCATCTTGTCCCGTCTGGATAATAACTGTAAAGCGATTGTGATTGGCTCAAACCGACAGATTGATAACATGTACTTAAACCGCTTTAACAACGGTTTGACCTCACTGCTCAAACAGACCAAAAAAGAGCAGACACACATCTCACTCTTTGCGATAGAGTTGGATAAATCGGTACGAGGTAAGTTCTCACACTTTGCGGATGATATTTTTGGGGACGGCGACAAACACAAATGA
- a CDS encoding helix-turn-helix domain-containing protein, translating into METLEAFYKRITHPLPQDLHNGIGHFNVFTRQECAEIPYSRKDYFKITFLKGKHKVHYADKTLQSDQYALMFSDPLVPYSWESLDGKKCGYFCIFTEAFFYNHGALRSYPIYKPEHPKLFLLNEATAKEVEALFEKMLGEIDSTYAYRDDLLRNWTMELIHIALKMEPARIIPDVQSDKKRKIDTLFNELLERQFPITSPYERLELKNPSDFARLLNIHPNHLNRTLKEVSDKTTTERIAQRVLEEAKILLKHSSWSVGDIAYALGYEESAHFINFFKKKLNQTPQNYRIGQTRLFS; encoded by the coding sequence ATGGAAACACTGGAAGCATTTTACAAACGAATCACCCATCCCCTGCCCCAAGACTTACATAATGGCATCGGGCACTTCAATGTCTTCACAAGGCAAGAGTGCGCTGAAATTCCTTACAGTCGCAAGGATTACTTTAAAATCACCTTTTTAAAGGGCAAACATAAGGTGCATTACGCCGATAAAACCCTGCAAAGCGACCAGTATGCCCTTATGTTTTCAGACCCGTTAGTGCCGTACAGTTGGGAGTCACTCGATGGCAAAAAGTGCGGTTATTTTTGCATTTTCACCGAAGCCTTTTTTTACAACCACGGAGCACTTCGAAGCTACCCCATCTACAAACCTGAGCACCCAAAACTGTTTTTGCTCAATGAAGCAACCGCCAAAGAGGTGGAAGCCCTTTTTGAAAAGATGCTAGGAGAAATTGACTCCACGTACGCTTACAGGGATGATCTGTTGCGTAACTGGACGATGGAGCTCATTCATATCGCCCTTAAAATGGAGCCTGCAAGAATAATTCCTGATGTGCAAAGCGATAAAAAACGCAAAATTGATACCCTGTTTAACGAACTGCTTGAAAGGCAATTCCCGATTACCTCGCCCTATGAGCGACTTGAGCTTAAAAACCCCAGTGATTTTGCCAGACTTCTTAATATTCATCCCAATCACCTCAACCGAACCCTCAAAGAGGTGAGTGATAAAACAACCACCGAGCGCATCGCACAGCGCGTTTTGGAAGAAGCCAAGATTTTACTCAAACACTCTTCGTGGAGTGTGGGTGACATTGCCTACGCCTTAGGCTATGAAGAGTCTGCTCACTTCATTAACTTTTTCAAAAAAAAGCTCAATCAAACACCGCAAAATTACCGCATTGGGCAAACCAGACTTTTTTCATAG
- a CDS encoding MFS transporter: MISPKQIYVMSAVAGINVANIYYNQPILNIIAQDLHVSALAVGNLPTFAQIGYGLGLFFVSPLGDKMDRKKLLLLSHFLLGLSLIGLSFVENIYVLYALSLLVGLFAVSAQIVIPMAAAMSGKDKGKVVGSIFSGLLTGILLARTLSGYITDWFGNWHVVFALSAALVFACMAMVAKTLPSIEPNFSKSYASLLYSSVYQLKRFSLLRSNALLITILFGVFCSFWTTLTFKLSLAPFNFNSDIIGLFGVLAVAGALLAPYIGKVADKINPTFTKMLSVGMIVVSILLMKWFDTSLAAFIVATLLLDIGFQAVQINNLAQIYTLDESAHSRINTAYMSSMFVGGALGTFIGVYCWEHGGWELVTIQLLSLSVVSLAIIIYAALSTQHDKAA; the protein is encoded by the coding sequence ATGATCTCACCAAAACAGATCTACGTGATGTCGGCGGTTGCGGGCATCAATGTGGCGAATATTTACTACAATCAACCCATTTTAAATATCATCGCTCAAGATTTACATGTAAGCGCTTTAGCGGTAGGCAATCTGCCCACTTTTGCGCAAATCGGCTACGGTTTAGGGCTCTTTTTTGTAAGCCCCTTAGGAGATAAAATGGATCGCAAGAAGCTCCTTTTACTCTCGCATTTTTTATTGGGACTTTCCCTTATTGGGCTCTCCTTTGTGGAAAACATCTATGTGCTCTACGCGCTTAGCCTTTTAGTAGGACTCTTTGCCGTCTCCGCGCAAATCGTCATTCCTATGGCAGCGGCGATGAGTGGCAAAGACAAAGGTAAAGTAGTGGGTTCTATCTTTAGTGGTTTACTCACAGGCATCTTGCTTGCTCGAACACTGAGTGGTTACATTACCGACTGGTTTGGTAACTGGCATGTCGTTTTTGCGCTTTCCGCCGCGCTTGTTTTTGCCTGCATGGCGATGGTTGCCAAAACGCTTCCAAGCATTGAACCCAATTTTTCCAAAAGTTACGCATCCTTGCTCTACTCTTCCGTGTACCAACTCAAACGCTTTTCGCTTTTAAGAAGTAATGCGCTTTTGATTACGATTTTATTTGGTGTTTTTTGCTCATTTTGGACAACTCTCACCTTTAAACTGAGCCTTGCCCCTTTTAATTTCAACAGCGATATCATCGGTCTTTTTGGTGTGCTTGCCGTTGCAGGAGCACTGCTTGCGCCGTATATTGGAAAAGTGGCCGACAAGATCAACCCAACCTTTACTAAAATGCTCTCCGTGGGAATGATTGTAGTTAGTATTTTACTGATGAAGTGGTTTGATACCAGCCTCGCCGCCTTCATCGTAGCAACCCTGCTCCTTGACATCGGATTTCAAGCCGTACAGATCAATAACTTAGCGCAAATTTACACGCTTGATGAAAGTGCGCACAGCCGAATCAATACTGCCTACATGAGCTCCATGTTTGTCGGTGGTGCGCTTGGAACGTTCATTGGGGTGTATTGCTGGGAACATGGCGGTTGGGAGCTTGTGACCATTCAACTCCTAAGCTTAAGTGTTGTCTCTTTGGCCATTATTATTTACGCTGCTTTGTCTACACAACACGACAAAGCGGCCTAA
- a CDS encoding MFS transporter — translation MPYTHEKRWAGLGALCLAMSIITLDNTVLDVALPSISTDLKASMSELQWIVDIYILFFASILITIGALGDQFGRKRFLKIGIVLFVLASLGAGLSTSTLELILFRSLSGVGAAFIMPSTLSIITHMFTDSDERMKAIGLWSMIFGLSQGLGPLIGGFILEYTSWHWVFFINLPIGVVAFFYASWILPESHNKSAQADILGMVLCVLFLFALTYGIIEAGVSSWSDQSVRISLIIGLIFGAFFIFWERHCIHAMIPFELFEKRTFTIPSFAIAFIVFGMVGSMFFFSQLFQTVQGYGALEAGLLLMPMTLGVAVGSKFAPDVVKMYGTPLSIGGGMIISALGMAVFVFTIDVHMPLWAILGGFFIQGLGMGFSMPPSTDSIMGSIPKEKAGVGSALNDTTIELSAAMSIAILGSYVNRIYLLHVKEIEVDFTLLKALKTSIQAAHTAITSLNDDALEVNLLHLVDQAFIEGVHHTMIFGCLISVMSGLLAIWLLPKTMKNEAH, via the coding sequence ATGCCTTATACCCATGAAAAAAGATGGGCAGGTCTTGGCGCACTCTGCCTTGCCATGTCCATCATTACGCTCGACAATACCGTCCTTGATGTCGCCCTTCCCTCCATTTCAACTGATTTAAAAGCGAGTATGAGTGAACTCCAATGGATTGTCGATATTTACATCCTTTTTTTTGCCTCTATTTTAATTACGATTGGCGCACTGGGTGATCAGTTTGGGCGTAAGCGATTTCTTAAAATCGGCATTGTACTTTTTGTGCTCGCCTCTTTGGGAGCGGGACTTTCAACCTCAACGTTAGAACTGATACTCTTTCGCAGTCTGAGCGGTGTTGGCGCGGCATTCATTATGCCTTCCACTCTCTCTATCATCACGCATATGTTTACAGACTCGGATGAGCGCATGAAAGCCATAGGGCTTTGGTCGATGATCTTTGGGCTCAGTCAAGGATTAGGACCGCTCATCGGCGGTTTCATCCTAGAGTATACCTCATGGCACTGGGTCTTTTTTATTAACCTTCCTATTGGCGTGGTCGCTTTCTTTTATGCTTCGTGGATTTTGCCCGAATCGCACAATAAAAGCGCTCAAGCAGACATACTGGGGATGGTACTGTGCGTGCTGTTTTTATTTGCACTGACGTATGGCATTATCGAAGCGGGTGTGAGCAGTTGGAGTGATCAAAGCGTGCGCATCAGTCTTATCATTGGGCTGATCTTTGGCGCTTTTTTTATTTTTTGGGAGAGACATTGTATTCACGCGATGATTCCCTTTGAGCTGTTTGAAAAACGCACCTTCACGATTCCCTCTTTTGCGATCGCGTTTATTGTCTTTGGGATGGTGGGCTCTATGTTTTTCTTCTCGCAACTCTTTCAAACGGTTCAAGGTTACGGCGCTTTGGAAGCAGGTTTACTGCTTATGCCAATGACTCTGGGTGTCGCGGTAGGCTCTAAGTTTGCACCCGATGTTGTCAAAATGTATGGCACACCGCTCAGCATTGGTGGGGGTATGATCATTTCGGCACTCGGAATGGCTGTTTTTGTCTTTACGATTGATGTGCATATGCCTCTGTGGGCGATTTTAGGTGGATTTTTCATTCAAGGCTTGGGAATGGGATTTTCCATGCCACCTTCAACCGATTCGATTATGGGCTCCATTCCCAAAGAAAAAGCGGGAGTGGGAAGTGCGCTCAATGACACGACCATTGAGCTTTCAGCCGCCATGAGTATTGCCATCTTGGGCAGTTACGTTAACCGCATTTATCTTTTACATGTAAAAGAGATTGAGGTGGATTTCACACTTTTAAAAGCGCTCAAAACCTCAATCCAAGCTGCGCATACTGCCATCACTTCGCTCAATGATGACGCACTTGAGGTCAATCTTCTTCACCTTGTGGATCAAGCCTTTATTGAAGGAGTCCACCACACTATGATTTTTGGCTGTCTTATCTCTGTAATGAGTGGTCTATTAGCCATTTGGCTCTTGCCTAAAACAATGAAAAACGAAGCGCATTAA
- a CDS encoding efflux transporter outer membrane subunit — MRNVKINHIGMVLIPFFVSGCVSLAPEYERPSAPVPHTWEMNVKESNQSVLDISWKAFIHDERLSHVVAQSLEQSRDLRKAVANIEAARAMYRIQRSTEFPTIEADASGSKARTVTGANSTAISQSSSATIGLSSYELDFFGKARNLSEIELETYKGVEEAERSVRITLIAETISAWLTYASDQSLLTLSKQTEQSAKRSLELVQKRVELGIDSKVSLYSAQTIVQQAKADIASYTTKVAQDRAALELLVGGRVEERLLPTELDTTSQNWLADVPVGLSSDILLQRPDVLEAEHNLKAANANIGVARAAYFPSITLTTKGGLGSSTLSGLFSGGTSTIWSFVPNISLPLFDAGERDATLDYAKAKRDGYVATYEAAIQTAFSEVASALARRATIFDQYTAQEALVEASKQSYTLYDARYQKGVDTYLNALLAQRSFYSSQQSLISVRLEELSNRVTLYRVLGGGLAH; from the coding sequence ATGCGTAACGTAAAAATAAATCACATCGGCATGGTGTTAATCCCCTTCTTCGTGAGTGGATGTGTTTCATTGGCTCCTGAGTATGAACGCCCTAGCGCACCCGTTCCTCACACATGGGAAATGAACGTCAAAGAGAGCAATCAAAGCGTGTTGGATATCTCATGGAAAGCGTTTATTCACGACGAGAGGCTTTCACATGTTGTCGCGCAATCTTTAGAGCAAAGTCGTGATTTGCGTAAAGCGGTTGCGAACATTGAGGCGGCACGCGCGATGTATCGTATCCAAAGAAGTACTGAATTCCCGACCATTGAAGCAGATGCATCGGGCTCCAAAGCGCGCACCGTTACAGGAGCCAATAGCACAGCCATTTCTCAAAGTTCTTCTGCAACGATAGGGCTCAGCAGTTACGAATTAGACTTTTTTGGTAAAGCGAGAAATCTCAGCGAAATAGAGCTTGAAACGTATAAAGGGGTGGAAGAAGCAGAACGATCGGTTCGCATTACCCTTATTGCTGAAACCATCAGTGCATGGCTGACGTATGCGTCCGATCAAAGCCTTTTAACCCTCTCTAAACAGACAGAGCAGAGTGCAAAGCGCTCTTTAGAGCTTGTTCAAAAAAGGGTAGAACTTGGTATTGATTCTAAAGTATCGCTGTACAGTGCCCAAACGATTGTTCAACAGGCAAAAGCAGATATCGCAAGCTATACAACCAAAGTAGCGCAAGATCGTGCTGCACTGGAACTTTTAGTAGGTGGACGTGTGGAGGAACGCTTGTTACCAACAGAGTTAGATACGACATCGCAAAACTGGTTAGCCGATGTGCCGGTGGGGCTCTCTTCGGACATTTTACTTCAACGTCCCGATGTGTTGGAAGCGGAGCACAATCTAAAAGCCGCCAATGCCAATATTGGTGTCGCCAGAGCGGCATATTTTCCCTCCATTACATTGACAACTAAAGGTGGGCTTGGCTCAAGTACGCTTTCAGGCTTGTTTAGTGGCGGTACGTCTACCATCTGGTCGTTCGTGCCTAACATCTCTTTACCTCTCTTTGATGCGGGCGAGAGAGATGCTACGTTAGATTATGCCAAAGCCAAACGAGATGGGTATGTGGCAACGTATGAAGCTGCTATTCAAACGGCGTTTAGTGAAGTGGCCTCTGCTTTGGCACGGCGTGCAACGATTTTTGATCAATATACGGCACAAGAAGCGTTAGTGGAAGCCAGCAAGCAGAGCTACACGCTTTACGATGCGCGTTACCAAAAAGGGGTTGATACCTATTTGAATGCACTTCTCGCACAACGCTCTTTTTATAGCTCACAGCAATCCCTCATCTCTGTGCGTCTTGAAGAGCTCAGTAACCGTGTGACGTTGTACCGTGTTTTAGGCGGTGGATTAGCGCACTAA